Part of the Scylla paramamosain isolate STU-SP2022 chromosome 15, ASM3559412v1, whole genome shotgun sequence genome, AGCTGCCTCACCGGTTACTTGCCAGCACAGGACTGGTGTGCAACCAAACAGGCAATATAAAACTTGAATTAATGGTATTACAAGCTTACATGAGTAATTAGCATGTATTTGAAGACATGAACACCTCACTTCTAAGTCTTATTATTGTAAAATAATTCATTCTTCTGATTCATATTATGTGCCGAAACATGGACTTGGGGCATTGACGGAGCGGCTGCTGCCACCCACCTATAGCTTAACGTTCCTTGCCCTGTTTGCCTCTGGCACAACGATGGTGGCATAATGATCAGAATATTGATTCTCTGAGGTATACCAGCGTAGTCTCCTTGAGCACTTAGGGATATATTATTTTTGGATTGATAGTTTACACTATCTACCCGAAGTCGTTATATCATTTAAAGTGTGTCGATCTACTGAAGGAATGATGTGAAGACCCTCCTCACCCTGATCTCCCACTGCTTCCTTCACCGAGCATGCAAGTTCGTCACTAATTGCGTCACTAACAAGTAGTACAAGAAGGCAGCACAGTGAGGTAACGTGTAGGACAGGTCAGTGCAACACCTTACTGAGGAACACTACACAAGGACTCACAAGTAGGTAGCTTTTGAACATGTGGTTTGATTTCTTGTGAAGTGTACCTCTCGGTATATAACCCacaggtgtgtatgtatgataaCTCTAATGCTTACCAGTGCATTCTTTGTTGTCCCTATTCATTGTGATATGTGACCAGTATATATTCAATAAACAGTAAGCATCTGACATGCATTACTTTAATCCCTATGTATCAGAGCTTgacaatgaagaggaagaggaaagaaaggagagagggaatttATAGCAATTACTTAATTGCCAAAAGAGTTAACGGCCTAAGACATATATGTAGTACAGTGATGGTATGTACTAGTATCCAATGGTGTAGGATAGCAACAAGAGTGGGAGGGTTACATAATGTAGTTCAGCATATGAGAgaagaacattattaaatatCAGTTGAGCAGGACAACAGCATATCACCTGGGAGTGTAAGCACTGGCAGTAAGTAAGGTGCTTAGTCTTTCTACAGGCTAGATTCTTACTATAATGAATGTCCATTTTGAGAAGGACTCGTGAAGATGGTTTGCACCTGATCTATTAGACTGAAGTAAAAGACACATAGgctcacaaaaaataaataaataaatgagtcagTGGTAATAAGTGGTATGTGTGAGAGAAGTTTGGATGAATATAAACAAGTTATTGTTAGGCAAAGTGTACTCTGCACCTATCATCATCCTTCATTCCACGGTGGCAGTTGAAACAAATGACTGACTACACTTCAAATGGTAATTAGTGGCAAGTCTGCGTACAGAAGTTTTCAGGAAAAAAAGGTATGATAAATATTAACAAGTTACCATGTCAATAGAAAAGAGCTTTGAATAAGTTGTTATTGTCCCTCATTCCAGTGAAGCAGTTAAGATAAATAACCTGAATTGATACTACCCTAGAATAAACAACTACATTGTCATACGTAGAGGAAATTCATCATAGGCATTGAAGTAATAACAAATTAGTACTttgaagacagacagagggtACAACAGTTATTCTACAATCTGGTATAGTTGAGGAAATTTCCTTTAAAGTTACTTTTGCTACAACCTTGATTGACTGTAATTGGGCTTGATTGTTCTTAAGTTTTACTTTCAGTATATTTCACTTTCaatcattaatattatcattccATACTACACCTAATATACAATCTTCAGCTAACTAAAGGATCCAATGAGGCATGTCTGGCAAAGATCCCATGTAACTAGTGTTTTGCTTTGAACTGTTATACCAACCCTCTACAATCTATAATTATATATACCCTGTTAGAGAATGCTTCTTTTAGATAACTTTTCTTTGACTTCCCTGACTGACTGCTTAGAACAGCATagatagaacaagataaaaggggaaaatagaGTTACTGATTGAGTTACTGTGAGGGAAAGCGGGGAAGAAAAGTTGGTGCTGATACGGAAGTGGGGTCAGGCAGCAGCTGGCAGTCCTGCGACCACTCCTCCTACCTATGACCACTGTGGCAAGCAGGGCATCTCCATGATAAAGAAAGGTACGTATTTAGGTGTAATGTTATAAGTTTACAGGTTTTCTTAATGTATTGCTACAAATATAAGTTAACGCATCTTCTTCAGTTCTTTGCAAGTGCCTCAGCAACAGGCATTTTCTGATGCATTCTTTTTGCACAGTTCTCCTGGGAGCCTCAGAACCTTACAACTACCCTGAGCTGCAAGCTTTCTAAGGGCTTGTGAGAATTGAGGGGGTAGCAGCAGGGCGGAGCAAAAGATACAGCCACTCGCAGGCAGTGATGTAAACATGTTAAATGAAAACAAGCCGATATGTATGTACTGTTTTAAATAAAATCTCAAATATACAGAACTATCTGCATACAAGTCAGTCATGAGTGAAAACCACTATTAAAACTGTGTAGCAAGAATCATTTCAAATTAAGTGAATAGTAACATTTGCTTACAATGAGCGTGTAACACTCAAGCCTTCCAACAGTGTGCAGCATTCTGGTAGGGTTGATAAAGGTGTCGGAATGGCCTTCCTGTCCTTTGCCACAAGTTCCAACATATCATTGTGATCTGGTACAATGCCATAATGCAGTGTGAGGTCATGACTGATACAACCAATTCATGCTAAAATACTCTGCAGAGTGGCTTGTATTTGCACAGGTGATGAAGTATGACAAGTCTGAAGAAGTGATACATGGGATAGAATGTTCCCTGAATATGGTGGAATCTGAGGACCAGGGGAAGGGACCTCACTCTCACCCCTGTGAATGACCTGCGACCTGGAGAGCTGCTGGACCTGCTCCCTACATCAcagttttccccttccttcataaTCGCTAATAATAGAACATATTTCGTTATAATACTTATAGTCTGTCTAGACAGACAAGGATAATAGATAGGGATACCTAAGAGATGGAAGTGTGAAAAAGAGATGCTTTGGCATTTCATTTCATAAATGCTATATGTACAATACCATGCAGCAAGTTTTACTAGTCATATTTGGCCAACATCAGGCCAAGATCATCATTTTAACCTGAAATGTCTTAATCAGGCTATGGCATATTACTATATGCCCGGAATGTCTTAATCAGGCTATGGCATATTACTATATGCCTTTTCTTTAAATGTAACAACTAAACAAGAATAACCaatatgtctgcctgtctttttccttcaatcAGAATAAAAAGCAAAGAATCGGCCCTATACAATTACTTTTATTCAACTGACAATATCACAAGGCCTGGAAGACTAgctattcacttctaaatagcaTAAATTTCAAGGAGCAACTGGTTATGGCTGGTGCAGTCTCTGTGAGACACACATTGCCAATGAAATGTACGACATTTTTTCCTTGGGTAGCACCCCCAGGCAACTTCGTTGGTGTATTCTTCGGGAGGGCCTGCTCGCTGGAAAGTCCCTGCATACTTTATGCAAGTGCGAGCAGTTTCAACTCGTGATTGGTGCGAGAAGTCTCGCCTCATGAATGGCCGCCTTCTCATCAgccaacctaacataacctaacctaactaaccaaacctaacctaaccttacctaacctagccctttcccacgacacacacacacacacacacacacacactttgccttttttttgtctggaatgttttatgtgtcttttactgctgttatttatctatctatttatattttgtgaTACCTAGTTGCTAATATACTGGAGGCAGTTGAACGCTGTCTATTCCGCGCTTATGTTTGTTCCTTAATCTCCTTGAGTGAGTGACCGTGACAAGCATATACCATACATTTGCACGTTTTTACTCTTACcatagcattctctctctctctctctctctctctctctctcttaatgtgtTTCAATCAATATTAGTCATTTCATTCACATCCATATTTCTCTTAGCACATAAATAATGTGTTCTGCCTTTGAATACCACCACTCTTCTGTTAGACAAAACTTAAATATCAGTCAGTCCCCATCAATTCTATTTTCACCAGTCATGGAACTCCTGTAGCACTGAAGGGTCTGTGCATATGCATATTTATGTAATGAACAATTGAGATCTAGGACAgttatctagtttttttttttttttttttttttttttttggtgttttccaaTTGGTGGTGTTTAAGCACATTAGACCTTTTGCGGGAAACTTGGGAAATGCAAGGTACATTACCTTGCCAATCACCGACACGCCAAGATGATCCCTACTAGGCCCGCATGGATCTAGGTCAGCCTTGACTGGTCTGTCACTGTCTAGTTGGacgttactttttttcttgcccACATATCTTGAGTATTGCATACGTTGATGAGTTTAACAATCTATGCGACACCAGTGTATTCGTTAATAATGCATACTTGGCAGCCCTATGTATTCCCAGCAGTGCTGTGGTTCCTGTCTGTGTCTTTTGATAAAACTTAAATTGTCTCTTATTTAAGGAACAGGTTAACCAATATCTTTTATGGTTGTGGTATTATCCCTCTCTGATTCAATGACCTCATGTATAACTGTATTAGAAAGATTAATATTGTAATAAAAACTGTGGTGAGATTAAAAATTATTAGGAGCAAGCACAGTAAACACTGAATCAAATGAGGAGATTCATGAGAGTGCTCACAACCCTTTTCTTGTGCATTTCAGTCTTTAGTCATGGCTAAGGGCAACTGGATTCTGGAGGTTTACTATGGGGGGAGGAGGTTGTCTCTTAAGTCTTAAGAAAAGAAAGCTATACATGGAGATGTTAGCCTTGAAGGTCCAGTGTCATCCCCTGGACATGAGATATAACAGCTGGTTTGGAGGGTATGATCTCCCACATGAAGAGCCTGCAGTAGTTTCAGATGAAGAACCAGATGTCAGCTCTGAAGAAGAGTGTGgcatgaatgaatggatggatacaAGATATCTATACAGTGGTGGGTGTGTTGGGAGCAGCCAGATAAAATGTTTTGTGCCTATTTGGtagagataggaaagaattaAATGACACATGTTTGAGGAGTTGCACCGTATGTGAGGATATACTTAGACTCATTATCCAtctgtgtatgtgagtgtgtatgtgggttTACCAGGAATGGGGTTACTTTTAGCTGGGTGagtttccttagtttttttttttttttctttttaacactgTAAGACATCACagtaatataaatgaataataatataatagcaTCATAGTCATTATGCCTTCATCCTACCAATGCACTTGCCTGTGAAAAGTGACTCAAGAATAAACCACTGAAGAACAGGGCATCTTTATTATGTatatctttcacacacacacacacacacacaaatagaaacaaaaaataattaataaaaaaaaatgtaaaaaattgcTCTATCGTGAATCAATCATCACTAacacattttcttatattttccttggCAAGTCACATTACTCAATTCTGAGCACCATTTCATATTTGAGTTTGGTCAAATATGAAATTTGAAGCTACAAATGTGAGcaaaattaacatttttaatAATTCATGTTAACTGccccaaaataaaattacacataaaaagtaagaaaatttaaGAGGTAAAAAAGATCCCACTGTGATGTTATTTTTATCAGTCAGAAAAATATGTTATGATTAGCATAGTAGAGCTAACTCCAAAACAAGTTGCAGTCTTTAATTGGCATCCAGTGATTTTTTGGTATGACATGTGTGTGCGAAAGATGACAATGATATGATAAATAATATACTATGGTGTATACAATATAAGATGATATAATATCTAAAGTATTTGCTGACATCAGATGCACTTTCCagtagaaaagtagaaaagttcTATGTAGCAGCAACAAAATTTTTAAATGGCTGTAAAAATATGGTGCATTTTATACACAATATCTTTTCCAATGGGAAATGCAGTAATTTGATCTACTCTGATGCCCATTCAGTAGAATTCTTTCAAGGAAATGGCCATAGCAAAATTGTCACCATTTGTTCCTCTTTTGAACATTTCACTCTTTCACATTCCATCACTCTCAACACCCCATTTCATGGaagttttcctctcattcactccACCTTTGCATAATATCCTGCTTGTCATCAAATTACCACACCATCAGGAGCAGTTATTTGTGCTTTTTAAAATTCCTTTTATGTAATGCATttgaaattttgtttttgagttacttatgAAACCAAATGAATTTTGACACTGAGGAGGGATATCAGgtcttcttttatccttttttcactatttcctcaaaaagaaaatcacatacacagttatgatgatgatgataatgatgataataacagcaatGATAATCATGGTAATATGTTGCAACAGTCAAACATGAAACTTTGCACTAATAAGTAACAATCAATTAAACAACTTGGTGTTTTTAATCTAGAGGAGAGGCCCCATACCTTCAATTACAGCATCAGGCCAGCAAAGAAGTTGTCCAGTagatccacttcctcttctctttcttctgtgccATCCGGAAGGCAAAgcaactcctcttcttcttggcttacttctttcttctctgaaTCTTTTCCTTTGTCACTACAAgtagtttttttatttgacctccttccacctcttcttttcttctttttctttggaaTATTCTCAGTAACATTGTTCACAAGCACTGTTATACTTTCAACaggcttttctttttcacaaatTTTCATGCTTTCAAGACATATAATTCCTAAATACTTCTTAAAATTCAGAATTTCACTCAATTgtctaaaaaatattaaaaacaatttTTCAAGGCAACTTCCTTTACCCAATATTTCTGAAACTCTGTTCAGAgggcattttctctttttcaagtCATAGAATACATTGTAACAAAATGTGCCACCCCAGAGGTATTCAACActaaggagaggaaatggagaaccTAGTAAAGTGTTGAGCAGCTGCACAAAATATATGCAAGCTTGGTATTCACTAAATGCATGAACTGTCTTTTTGTTGTAGTACTTGTCATTGATCTTCTGATCCATGTGATGAAACTTGAAGAGCCTGTGTCCAGCCAGCAAACATTCTTCTTGAGACACCTGAGCCAGAGTGTCTTCTACATTATCTCCTGGACAGCAATATGATGCATCATCTTTTAGAATGGCAAATTGcgctttccatttttcttcatcctcaaaggcttttcttgttcttatccttCCAACTTTGCCATCAATAATGTAGAACATGAACATACAGACTAAGACTGATAAAACATGTATGTCTATTAATGATGACATACTTTCTTCATACCAAAAAATGATGAAGCCAAAAATTAATTGTAAATCATCAGGCAGATCTAAACTGGAGGACTGAAGATTACTCTTGAGTATAGAATAAAACACCTTCCTTTTCTCAGAAACTGACAATAACTCAACTTCATTCAGTGAAGGCAATGTCTTTGCATTTTCATAAGATAGTAGTgatattttcttaatccacATTCTACTTCCCTTCCTCAAATACCACTTAAGacattccttccttgctttgtgACTCTTAACCTGTAAGTCACAGTCATCAACTACTTCATTAATTACTCTTACATTTTCACTAATAATCAAAGAGTtcctatatttttcttgcatttcttcTCTATTAGTAAttgcttcattaatttcttccttgttcAAAAGTtgattttcttcattcctctcctcatcctcatcataaAGGCTTTCTTCACTGTCttcttcaacaacaacatcagagTCATAATTTTTAGATGCAGCCCAAGGATCCTCCAATCCACAGCTCTGAGACATAGATGATTCCTGTACATAATTATTTAAAGCTGCATTGTCACAACTGCTATGATTTTGGTCCCAGTTGCTTGTCTGAGAACTTTTCCACAGCATGGTATAGACAGTCCTCACAATCGGCTCAACAAGCAAGTATGCTGAGGCAAAGGATTTCTCCTCCACCtgtggaggagaaataaaatactCCTGTGTCACAATGTCTGCAACTTCATGAGGTATCCTGTGAGCTCGGTAAGCTAACACAAACCAATTAGGAAGTGTCTTCCCATTTTTGCAAAACAAGGATGTCCCAACATCATTCATTTCACTCAAACTGGGATTCTGAAAGATACAATCTTTCTCTTCAAAGTTTTCCACAGAAAAATGGTGGGGCTTTCCAGTACTGTCAAGGGCATATTTTAGGATGTTTTCAGATACTATGTTAATCAGATTGCTATCAGTATCAGTGTAGTTCCTCATTGATgctctcatcttctttctcaaGTTCTTGGTACTGCAGTGGCTGACAATCTGTGTATCAAAAGTTGGACATTACATTCCGAGACTCAATAGGAAATTTAATAATCTTCCCTCTGCTAACAGGGCAAAAAAATtgcactaatatatatatatatatatatatatatatatatatatatatatatatatatatatgtgtgtgtgtgtgtgtgtgtgtgtgtgtgtttgtgtgtgtgtgtgtgtgtgtgtgtgtgtgtgtgtgtgtatatatatatatatatatatatatatatatatatatatatatatatatatatatatatatatatatatatatatatatatatatatatatatatatatatatatatatatatatatatatatatatatatatatatatatagacacacacacacacacacacacacacacacagtggaacctcagttaccaaaTGTCTCCATTTCAAACAATTctgtttttgaacaaaattttgaagcCATTATCGCTttggttgtggtaccataattcggttctagaacaaagttacttgatttaaaatattaaaagacatagcaaaagagggtgtttattattaatttatagattctataaatatctacttcatttttatatatttggaggagagacacagagtgtaagacagtaattcaatctcagaaataaggtaaatgtgatcctgttgaaaaaccttgatgtaaacaaacagtttttggcactcaggagtaatTCTGACTCTGTGACTCTCAATGACCCCCAATGCCATCtttactgcacaactgcatttctGCATACTGTAGCTTTTCCccgcagcaagatgtctaagtgttatgatcaccttcattttggcagc contains:
- the LOC135107751 gene encoding protein asteroid-like isoform X3, with amino-acid sequence MGIRGLSTYIHEHLHEVLVRHKLHQRKVVIDGNNLAHVLYFECTGINAAFGGDYDKYASFVEEFFKGLQVCEVYPIVIMDGGQPLDNKKMDTVRERVTNQIQTCLNISPSSQYRLKVFPCMGRDVFVSTLKKMGIVVLQTDFEADLEIAMLAKELGLTVLSNDSDFYMFNVPFVPLSSITYNKVSTGKRKRSNEMFSYINCNHFSQEKFCQVTGIDPAHLPILATLLGNDYLAFDHFKDFYSILEGENKRSRMTSRHNIIKNVLAWLSHKKDKTTEEILSIIVSHCSTKNLRKKMRASMRNYTDTDSNLINIVSENILKYALDSTGKPHHFSVENFEEKDCIFQNPSLSEMNDVGTSLFCKNGKTLPNWFVLAYRAHRIPHEVADIVTQEYFISPPQVEEKSFASAYLLVEPIVRTVYTMLWKSSQTSNWDQNHSSCDNAALNNYVQESSMSQSCGLEDPWAASKNYDSDVVVEEDSEESLYDEDEERNEENQLLNKEEINEAITNREEMQEKYRNSLIISENVRVINEVVDDCDLQVKSHKARKECLKWYLRKGSRMWIKKISLLSYENAKTLPSLNEVELLSVSEKRKVFYSILKSNLQSSSLDLPDDLQLIFGFIIFWYEESMSSLIDIHVLSVLVCMFMFYIIDGKVGRIRTRKAFEDEEKWKAQFAILKDDASYCCPGDNVEDTLAQVSQEECLLAGHRLFKFHHMDQKINDKYYNKKTVHAFSEYQACIYFVQLLNTLLGSPFPLLSVEYLWGGTFCYNVFYDLKKRKCPLNRVSEILGKGSCLEKLFLIFFRQLSEILNFKKYLGIICLESMKICEKEKPVESITVLVNNVTENIPKKKKKRRGGRRSNKKTTCSDKGKDSEKKEVSQEEEELLCLPDGTEEREEEVDLLDNFFAGLML
- the LOC135107751 gene encoding protein asteroid-like isoform X2 codes for the protein MGQTHLARGETMGIRGLSTYIHEHLHEVLVRHKLHQRKVVIDGNNLAHVLYFECTGINAAFGGDYDKYASFVEEFFKGLQVCEVYPIVIMDGGQPLDNKKMDTVRERVTNQIQTCLNISPSSQYRLKVFPCMGRDVFVSTLKKMGIVVLQTDFEADLEIAMLAKELGLTVLSNDSDFYMFNVPFVPLSSITYNKVSTGKRKRSNEMFSYINCNHFSQEKFCQVTGIDPAHLPILATLLGNDYLAFDHFKDFYSILEGENKRSRMTSRHNIIKNVLAWLSHKKDKTTEEILSIIVSHCSTKNLRKKMRASMRNYTDTDSNLINIVSENILKYALDSTGKPHHFSVENFEEKDCIFQNPSLSEMNDVGTSLFCKNGKTLPNWFVLAYRAHRIPHEVADIVTQEYFISPPQVEEKSFASAYLLVEPIVRTVYTMLWKSSQTSNWDQNHSSCDNAALNNYVQESSMSQSCGLEDPWAASKNYDSDVVVEEDSEESLYDEDEERNEENQLLNKEEINEAITNREEMQEKYRNSLIISENVRVINEVVDDCDLQVKSHKARKECLKWYLRKGSRMWIKKISLLSYENAKTLPSLNEVELLSVSEKRKVFYSILKSNLQSSSLDLPDDLQLIFGFIIFWYEESMSSLIDIHVLSVLVCMFMFYIIDGKVGRIRTRKAFEDEEKWKAQFAILKDDASYCCPGDNVEDTLAQVSQEECLLAGHRLFKFHHMDQKINDKYYNKKTVHAFSEYQACIYFVQLLNTLLGSPFPLLSVEYLWGGTFCYNVFYDLKKRKCPLNRVSEILGKGSCLEKLFLIFFRQLSEILNFKKYLGIICLESMKICEKEKPVESITVLVNNVTENIPKKKKKRRGGRRSNKKTTCSDKGKDSEKKEVSQEEEELLCLPDGTEEREEEVDLLDNFFAGLML
- the LOC135107751 gene encoding protein asteroid-like isoform X1, with protein sequence MFKYITFFFHEYALLKWGCVLYACASYMPSNTISNSSVLTMGIRGLSTYIHEHLHEVLVRHKLHQRKVVIDGNNLAHVLYFECTGINAAFGGDYDKYASFVEEFFKGLQVCEVYPIVIMDGGQPLDNKKMDTVRERVTNQIQTCLNISPSSQYRLKVFPCMGRDVFVSTLKKMGIVVLQTDFEADLEIAMLAKELGLTVLSNDSDFYMFNVPFVPLSSITYNKVSTGKRKRSNEMFSYINCNHFSQEKFCQVTGIDPAHLPILATLLGNDYLAFDHFKDFYSILEGENKRSRMTSRHNIIKNVLAWLSHKKDKTTEEILSIIVSHCSTKNLRKKMRASMRNYTDTDSNLINIVSENILKYALDSTGKPHHFSVENFEEKDCIFQNPSLSEMNDVGTSLFCKNGKTLPNWFVLAYRAHRIPHEVADIVTQEYFISPPQVEEKSFASAYLLVEPIVRTVYTMLWKSSQTSNWDQNHSSCDNAALNNYVQESSMSQSCGLEDPWAASKNYDSDVVVEEDSEESLYDEDEERNEENQLLNKEEINEAITNREEMQEKYRNSLIISENVRVINEVVDDCDLQVKSHKARKECLKWYLRKGSRMWIKKISLLSYENAKTLPSLNEVELLSVSEKRKVFYSILKSNLQSSSLDLPDDLQLIFGFIIFWYEESMSSLIDIHVLSVLVCMFMFYIIDGKVGRIRTRKAFEDEEKWKAQFAILKDDASYCCPGDNVEDTLAQVSQEECLLAGHRLFKFHHMDQKINDKYYNKKTVHAFSEYQACIYFVQLLNTLLGSPFPLLSVEYLWGGTFCYNVFYDLKKRKCPLNRVSEILGKGSCLEKLFLIFFRQLSEILNFKKYLGIICLESMKICEKEKPVESITVLVNNVTENIPKKKKKRRGGRRSNKKTTCSDKGKDSEKKEVSQEEEELLCLPDGTEEREEEVDLLDNFFAGLML